From one Phocaeicola salanitronis DSM 18170 genomic stretch:
- a CDS encoding thiamine pyrophosphate-dependent enzyme, whose protein sequence is MNNSGKLLLLGDQAIALGAIHAGISGVYAYPGTPSTEITEYIQDSPLAKERGLHSSWCTNEKTAMEAALGVSYMGKRALVCMKHVGMNVCADAFVNSAITGVNGGIVVLAADDPTMHSSQNEQDSRFYGKFAMVPVLEPSSQQEAYDMMAYAYELSEREKLPVLMRIVTRLAHSRAAVQVKAEFSEVTCTGRKSVPADWVLLPANARRRYLEVVSAQPQLLALSESSPYNKSELGKNIAERGIVACGIGYNYVMENYPAGCPWPIVKVSQYPLPIEQLTRLADSCKEILVVEDGQPFVEEQLKGLLPTKYIVKGRLSGDLPRTGELTPDSVKAALGIPGAEVYAAAQNVVPRPPALCVGCGHRDVYDALNKVAAEYPDAKIFGDIGCYTLGALPPFRALNSCVDMGASITMAKGAADAGQFPAIAIIGDSTFTHSGMTGLLDAVNDKANIVVVISDNLTTAMTGGQDSAGTNKFEAICLGLGVEPEHVRVVVPLPKNMEEITRIIREEIEYKGVSVIIPRRECIQTLNRKLKKKKAEKK, encoded by the coding sequence ATGAATAACAGCGGTAAACTTTTATTATTGGGCGACCAGGCGATAGCTTTGGGTGCCATTCATGCGGGGATTTCCGGAGTATATGCTTATCCGGGAACTCCCTCGACTGAGATAACGGAATACATACAGGATTCGCCTTTGGCGAAGGAGAGAGGCTTGCACAGCAGTTGGTGCACGAACGAGAAAACCGCCATGGAGGCGGCTTTGGGTGTATCGTATATGGGCAAGCGGGCGTTGGTCTGTATGAAACATGTGGGAATGAACGTATGTGCCGACGCTTTTGTGAACTCGGCAATTACAGGTGTTAACGGAGGCATCGTGGTGTTGGCTGCCGATGACCCCACGATGCATTCGTCGCAAAACGAGCAGGATTCGCGCTTCTATGGCAAATTTGCCATGGTGCCTGTCCTCGAACCTTCATCGCAACAAGAGGCGTACGACATGATGGCGTATGCCTACGAGTTGTCTGAGCGGGAAAAATTGCCCGTTCTGATGCGCATTGTCACCCGCTTGGCGCATTCGCGTGCCGCGGTGCAGGTGAAGGCGGAGTTCAGTGAAGTCACTTGTACGGGTCGGAAATCCGTTCCGGCGGATTGGGTCTTGCTTCCTGCCAATGCCCGCCGGCGTTATTTGGAAGTCGTTTCCGCCCAACCTCAATTATTGGCTCTCTCTGAATCTTCTCCTTATAATAAATCGGAACTTGGGAAAAATATTGCCGAACGGGGCATCGTGGCGTGTGGCATCGGCTATAATTATGTCATGGAGAATTACCCTGCCGGATGTCCGTGGCCGATAGTGAAGGTTTCGCAATACCCGCTCCCGATAGAACAGCTCACCCGTTTGGCGGATTCGTGCAAGGAGATATTGGTGGTAGAAGACGGGCAACCCTTCGTAGAAGAACAGTTGAAGGGACTGCTTCCGACGAAATACATTGTGAAAGGACGCTTGAGCGGTGACCTGCCCCGTACCGGAGAATTGACTCCCGATAGCGTGAAGGCGGCTTTGGGCATACCGGGTGCCGAAGTCTATGCAGCTGCCCAAAACGTGGTTCCCCGTCCGCCTGCCCTGTGCGTAGGGTGCGGACATCGGGATGTGTATGATGCCTTGAACAAGGTTGCGGCGGAATATCCCGACGCGAAGATATTCGGTGATATCGGGTGCTATACCTTGGGCGCATTGCCTCCGTTCCGTGCCTTGAACAGTTGCGTGGATATGGGAGCTTCTATCACCATGGCGAAGGGTGCGGCAGATGCGGGGCAATTCCCGGCTATCGCTATCATTGGCGACTCTACCTTTACCCATTCGGGCATGACGGGCCTGTTGGATGCGGTGAACGATAAAGCGAATATCGTTGTGGTTATTTCGGATAACCTGACCACGGCTATGACGGGCGGGCAAGATTCGGCGGGCACCAACAAGTTCGAAGCCATTTGCCTGGGATTGGGTGTGGAGCCGGAGCACGTGCGTGTGGTAGTGCCGCTTCCGAAGAACATGGAAGAGATTACCCGCATTATCCGTGAGGAAATCGAATACAAGGGGGTATCGGTTATCATCCCGCGCCGTGAGTGCATTCAGACATTGAACCGTAAGTTGAAAAAGAAAAAAGCAGAGAAAAAATGA
- a CDS encoding amidohydrolase has product MKVIILQADICWADPEANRLHLDGMLDAQPGADLYVFPEMFSTGFCTQPEGVAEPVDSDTLRWMKRKAEEKDCALAGSIAVEEEGKYYNRFYFVTPDGKARWYNKKHLFTYGGEDKHYTPGNERVVVPFRGVRFLLEVCYDLRFPVWSRNQGDYDAILYVASWPTPRVEAWKALLRARAIENQCYVVAVNRVGKDPYCEYCGGSAVISPYGHTLAACADGQEECAGALIDMGELEAFRKKFPVLDDADEFSLTTDYTDLEY; this is encoded by the coding sequence ATGAAAGTAATCATTCTACAGGCAGATATTTGTTGGGCTGACCCGGAGGCAAACCGGCTGCATTTGGACGGGATGCTCGATGCACAGCCGGGCGCAGACTTGTATGTCTTTCCCGAAATGTTTTCTACCGGCTTTTGTACGCAGCCCGAAGGGGTAGCGGAACCGGTGGATAGCGATACCCTCCGGTGGATGAAGCGGAAGGCGGAGGAAAAAGACTGTGCCTTGGCGGGAAGCATTGCCGTTGAGGAAGAAGGAAAATATTATAATCGGTTCTATTTTGTCACTCCCGACGGGAAGGCGCGTTGGTATAATAAGAAGCATTTGTTTACGTATGGAGGCGAGGATAAGCATTATACGCCGGGAAACGAACGTGTCGTTGTGCCGTTCCGTGGCGTGCGTTTCCTGCTTGAGGTATGCTATGACCTGCGTTTCCCCGTGTGGTCACGCAACCAGGGGGATTATGATGCCATCCTTTACGTGGCAAGCTGGCCTACGCCGCGCGTAGAGGCTTGGAAGGCGTTGCTTCGTGCCCGTGCCATTGAGAACCAGTGTTACGTGGTAGCCGTAAACCGGGTGGGGAAAGACCCGTATTGTGAATATTGCGGGGGGAGTGCCGTCATCAGCCCTTATGGGCATACGCTTGCGGCATGTGCCGACGGACAAGAGGAATGTGCCGGAGCTTTGATTGACATGGGAGAATTGGAAGCGTTCCGCAAGAAATTCCCCGTACTGGATGATGCGGATGAGTTTTCTCTCACCACAGATTACACAGATTTGGAATATTGA
- the mltG gene encoding endolytic transglycosylase MltG — translation MKKKTLFIAIGIVLLVAACGIVTAYTCILNRPLKIEKPTFIYIDTDDNIDSVCYKLEHQLLASRITGFRMLASYTHYAENIHTGAYRFAPEERTWHIFRRLQAGNQTPVRLTVPSVRTIGMLCKAVSRQIMADSADIASLLADSTYRASLGYTAYTLPALFIPNTYEVYWNIGAKEFVSRMQKEHKRFWNEQRTTQAKAIGLTPDEVSTLASIVEEETANQAEKPVIAGLYINRLHRGMLLQADPTVKFGLQAFGLRRILNKHLEYDSPYNTYKYTGLPPGPIRIPSIQGLESVLHYTHHDYLYMCAKEDFSGTHNFARTLQQHLANARRYQQALNRRNIR, via the coding sequence ATGAAAAAGAAAACGCTATTCATTGCCATCGGCATCGTGCTCCTCGTGGCGGCATGCGGCATCGTCACCGCATACACCTGCATCCTCAACCGCCCCCTGAAAATAGAGAAGCCCACCTTTATATATATAGATACCGATGACAACATCGACTCGGTCTGCTACAAACTGGAGCACCAGCTGCTGGCTTCCCGCATCACAGGATTCCGCATGCTGGCTTCATACACCCATTATGCCGAGAACATCCATACCGGAGCCTACCGGTTCGCACCGGAAGAACGCACATGGCATATCTTCCGGCGCCTGCAAGCCGGAAACCAGACCCCGGTAAGGCTCACGGTTCCCAGCGTCCGGACCATCGGAATGTTATGCAAGGCGGTATCGCGCCAGATTATGGCAGACTCCGCCGATATAGCTTCCCTGCTGGCAGACAGCACGTACCGCGCTTCGCTGGGATATACCGCCTATACCCTTCCGGCATTGTTCATCCCCAATACGTACGAAGTGTATTGGAACATCGGAGCCAAAGAGTTCGTTTCCCGGATGCAAAAAGAGCACAAACGGTTCTGGAACGAACAACGGACGACTCAAGCCAAAGCCATCGGGCTAACCCCTGACGAAGTCAGCACACTGGCATCCATCGTAGAAGAAGAAACGGCAAACCAGGCTGAAAAACCCGTCATAGCAGGCCTTTACATCAACCGCCTTCACCGCGGCATGCTCTTGCAAGCCGACCCTACCGTAAAGTTCGGGCTTCAGGCATTCGGCTTGCGCCGCATCCTCAACAAGCACCTGGAATACGACAGCCCTTACAATACGTATAAATACACCGGGCTTCCTCCCGGCCCCATCCGCATCCCCAGCATCCAAGGACTGGAAAGCGTGCTGCATTATACTCATCATGACTATCTGTACATGTGCGCCAAAGAAGATTTTTCGGGTACACACAATTTCGCCCGCACCCTACAGCAGCATCTTGCCAATGCCCGCCGATACCAGCAGGCACTGAACCGAAGAAATATCCGATAA